One Benincasa hispida cultivar B227 chromosome 5, ASM972705v1, whole genome shotgun sequence genomic window carries:
- the LOC120077475 gene encoding myb family transcription factor PHL11 isoform X2 — translation MEQKYPYDNGVMMTRDPKPRLRWTADLHDRFVDAVTKLGGPEKATPKSVLRLMGLKGLTLYHLKSHLQKYRLGLQTRKQNMAEQRNESSGSLSNFSGVEEDDRGMQIAEALKSHVEVQKTILEQLEVQNKLQMRIEAQGKYLQDILEKAQKSLALAINGNLGSLEGTGMQLINFDAVLSDQIEKFKKQEMRGSIANVIDGSKKNGDSLIQICKVEAGEEDINEFSVEKNMINFDLNSKGGYDYSANAAEVLDAKVLPCSR, via the exons ATGGAGCAGAAGTACCCGTATGATAATGGAGTGATGATGACGAGAGACCCGAAACCAAGGCTGAGATGGACTGCTGATCTTCACGACCGTTTTGTAGACGCGGTCACCAAGCTTGGTGGGCCGGAAA AAGCAACTCCCAAGTCTGTGTTAAGATTGATGGGTTTAAAGGGCTTGACTTTGTACCACTTGAAGAGTCATTTGCAG AAGTATAGACTTGGACTGCAAACACGAAAGCAAAATATGGCTGAGCAAAGGAATGAAAGTAGCG GGTCTCTTAGCAATTTCAGCGGAGTAGAGGAAGATGACAG AGGGATGCAAATTGCTGAGGCTCTAAAATCACATGTCGAAGTGCAGAAAACAATACTAGAACAACTCGAG GTACAAAATAAACTTCAAATGAGAATAGAGGCTCAAGGAAAATACCTGCAAGATATCTTAGAGAAAGCACAAAAGAGTCTGGCACTTGCCATTAACGGTAACCTTGGTAGTCTTGAAGGCACAGGAATGCAGTTAATAAACTTTGATGCGGTTCTGTCagatcaaattgaaaaatttaagaaacaagAAATGAGAGGAAGCATAGCAAACGTAATTGATGGTAGTAAGAAGAACGGTGATTCACTCATCCAGATATGCAAAGTGGAGGCTGGAGAAGAAGACATAAACGAGTTTAGTGTTGAAAAGAATATGATCAACTTTGATTTGAACTCCAAAGGTGGCTATGATTACAGTGCGAATGCGGCTGAAGTACTTGACGCCAAAGTGCTTCCTTGTTCAAGGTAA
- the LOC120077475 gene encoding myb family transcription factor PHL11 isoform X1, whose product MEQKYPYDNGVMMTRDPKPRLRWTADLHDRFVDAVTKLGGPEKATPKSVLRLMGLKGLTLYHLKSHLQKYRLGLQTRKQNMAEQRNESSGSLSNFSGVEEDDRGMQIAEALKSHVEVQKTILEQLEVQNKLQMRIEAQGKYLQDILEKAQKSLALAINGNLGSLEGTGMQLINFDAVLSDQIEKFKKQEMRGSIANVIDGSKKNGDSLIQICKVEAGEEDINEFSVEKNMINFDLNSKGGYDYSANAAEVLDAKVLPCSR is encoded by the exons ATGGAGCAGAAGTACCCGTATGATAATGGAGTGATGATGACGAGAGACCCGAAACCAAGGCTGAGATGGACTGCTGATCTTCACGACCGTTTTGTAGACGCGGTCACCAAGCTTGGTGGGCCGGAAA AAGCAACTCCCAAGTCTGTGTTAAGATTGATGGGTTTAAAGGGCTTGACTTTGTACCACTTGAAGAGTCATTTGCAG AAGTATAGACTTGGACTGCAAACACGAAAGCAAAATATGGCTGAGCAAAGGAATGAAAGTAGCG GGTCTCTTAGCAATTTCAGCGGAGTAGAGGAAGATGACAG AGGGATGCAAATTGCTGAGGCTCTAAAATCACATGTCGAAGTGCAGAAAACAATACTAGAACAACTCGAG GTACAAAATAAACTTCAAATGAGAATAGAGGCTCAAGGAAAATACCTGCAAGATATCTTAGAGAAAGCACAAAAGAGTCTGGCACTTGCCATTAACGGTAACCTTGGTAGTCTTGAAGGCACAGGAATGCAGTTAATAAACTTTGATGCGGTTCTGTCagatcaaattgaaaaatttaagaaacaagAAATGAGAGGAAGCATAGCAAACGTAATTGATGGTAGTAAGAAGAACGGTGATTCACTCATCCAGATATGCAAAGTGGAGGCTGGAGAAGAAGACATAAACGAGTTTAGTGTTGAAAAGAATATGATCAACTTTGATTTGAACTCCAAAGGTGGCTATGATTACAGTGCGAATGCGGCTGAAGTACTTGACGCCAAAGTGCTTCCTTGTTCAAG GTAA
- the LOC120077475 gene encoding myb family transcription factor PHL11 isoform X3 — protein MGLKGLTLYHLKSHLQKYRLGLQTRKQNMAEQRNESSGSLSNFSGVEEDDRGMQIAEALKSHVEVQKTILEQLEVQNKLQMRIEAQGKYLQDILEKAQKSLALAINGNLGSLEGTGMQLINFDAVLSDQIEKFKKQEMRGSIANVIDGSKKNGDSLIQICKVEAGEEDINEFSVEKNMINFDLNSKGGYDYSANAAEVLDAKVLPCSR, from the exons ATGGGTTTAAAGGGCTTGACTTTGTACCACTTGAAGAGTCATTTGCAG AAGTATAGACTTGGACTGCAAACACGAAAGCAAAATATGGCTGAGCAAAGGAATGAAAGTAGCG GGTCTCTTAGCAATTTCAGCGGAGTAGAGGAAGATGACAG AGGGATGCAAATTGCTGAGGCTCTAAAATCACATGTCGAAGTGCAGAAAACAATACTAGAACAACTCGAG GTACAAAATAAACTTCAAATGAGAATAGAGGCTCAAGGAAAATACCTGCAAGATATCTTAGAGAAAGCACAAAAGAGTCTGGCACTTGCCATTAACGGTAACCTTGGTAGTCTTGAAGGCACAGGAATGCAGTTAATAAACTTTGATGCGGTTCTGTCagatcaaattgaaaaatttaagaaacaagAAATGAGAGGAAGCATAGCAAACGTAATTGATGGTAGTAAGAAGAACGGTGATTCACTCATCCAGATATGCAAAGTGGAGGCTGGAGAAGAAGACATAAACGAGTTTAGTGTTGAAAAGAATATGATCAACTTTGATTTGAACTCCAAAGGTGGCTATGATTACAGTGCGAATGCGGCTGAAGTACTTGACGCCAAAGTGCTTCCTTGTTCAAG GTAA
- the LOC120077628 gene encoding isoflavone reductase homolog — protein sequence MKKIETEEEKKELKRIMRVLVVGGTGYLGKRIVKASLLEGHQTFVIQRPEIGLDIEKLQLLLSFKKQGAVLVPASFSDFQSLVDAVKRVDVVISAMSGVHFRSHNLLLQLKLVEAIQVAGNIKRLVPSEYGIDPARMGNALEPGRETFDQKMVIRKAIEEANIPFTYISANCFAGYFAGNLSQMLTLVPPTHQVTLYGDGNVKVIYVDEDDIATYIVKAATDPRTENKTVYIRPPQNILSQRELIEKWEKLSGKVLEKKSVSAQDFLARMKDMDIAQQAGVGHFYHIFFEGCLTNFEIGEGEEEASKLFPEVNYTRMDDYLKIFI from the exons ATGAAAAAGATAGAAacagaggaagaaaagaaagaattgaAAAGAATAATGAGAGTCCTTGTGGTTGGAGGAACTGGCTACTTGGGGAAGAGGATTGTAAAGGCAAGTCTTTTGGAAGGGCATCAAACTTTTGTAATTCAAAGGCCTGAGATTGGTCTTGACATTGAGAAGCTTCAATTGTTGCTTTCCTTTAAGAAACAGGGGGCCGTCCTCGTCCCGGCGTCTTTCTCCGACTTCCAGAGCCTGGTCGATGCGGTGAAGCGTGTCGATGTCGTGATTTCAGCCATGTCTGGTGTCCATTTTAGAAGCCATAACCTTCTCCTTCAACTCAAGCTTGTTGAAGCCATTCAAGTTGCAGGGAATATCAAG AGATTGGTGCCATCAGAGTATGGAATAGACCCAGCAAGAATGGGAAATGCACTTGAACCAGGAAGAGAAACATTTGATCAAAAAATGGTAATAAGAAAAGCAATTGAAGAAGCCAATATTCCTTTTACTTATATCTCAGCCAATTGCTTTGCCGGTTACTTTGCCGGTAACCTGTCTCAAATGCTCACTCTGGTTCCTCCCACTCATCAAGTTACACTTTATGGTGATGGCAATGTTAAAG TAATATACGTGGACGAAGATGACATAGCAACGTACATTGTGAAGGCAGCAACTGATCCTAGAACAGAGAATAAAACAGTGTACATTAGGCCTCCACAAAACATCCTCTCCCAAAGAGAACTCATTGAGAAATGGGAGAAGCTTTCTGGAAAAGTATTGGaaaagaaaagtgtttctgCTCAAGACTTTCTTGCCAGGATGAAAG ATATGGACATAGCACAGCAGGCTGGAGTGGGACATTTTTATCACATATTCTTTGAAGGTTGTTTGACAAATTTTGAAataggagaaggagaagaagaagcttCAAAGCTTTTTCCAGAAGTGAATTACACTCGAATGGATGATTATCTCAAGATTTTTATATAA